TTTTAACTGTAATAATATTTCTTTAAAATGGAGGTATTAGCATGTCATTTTTTAACGAAACATTGCCTGAAACTGCGGAAGCTTTCGGACAGATGAGAAATTCCATTTTTAAAGACGCTTTTCTTGACCTTAAAACAAAAGAATTAATTGCTGTCGCTTCTTCAGTCCTTATGCGCTGTCAGTTCTGCGTTGATACTCATTCCCAAAGAGCCATTGCTGCAGGAGCAGCAAAGGAGGAGATCGCAGAAGCCATTTCAGTCGCAATGTTTGTTGCTGCGGGTCCACAAATAGGATGGACTAATATCTATAAAGAAAACATATACGATAAAATCTTTGAAAAGGATATTAAAGAAGAAGATGACTGTAACTGTTGCTGTGGCGACTGAATACCTAATTTTATTATCTAAATTTTCATAACTTTACCTGATTTATTCTAATTTTATTCCTTTACTACAAGGACAGAACTTTTGGAGTGCCTTATCACCTTATTGGTTACACTTCCAAGCAAAAATCTTTCTAACCCACCTTTACCAAGAGTTCCCATTATTATCAGATTTACTTTTTTCTGCTCAGCAAATTCTAGGATTGCATTGGCGGGGTTACCTTCAATAACTACACTTTCAAAGCCTATTCCCTTATTCCTTGCAACATCTCTTGCGTATTGAATAGCATCCTTTCCTTCTTGACGCAGAGTTTCCTCTACGACATCCCAGTTAGAGCCTAGATAAATTGGTGTCTCCAACGTAGGCAGAGTATATGCATTTTTGTCCAGAACATAAAGGACATAGACCTTTGCGCCCACTAATTTTGCAAGTTCCATTCCTTGAAGCACGGCATTTTGACTAAACTTAGAACCATCTGTTGCAATCAGAATTGTCTGGTAAGTATTGTTAAGAGTCACTAATCTCCCCCAGTTCCAATAGTTATTGAATTGCGTTGATAAAACTAAATAAAAACAAGTTATTACAATATTATTTGAAATACAAGTAAATGAAATTATGGTAGCTGTTTATACAGCCTTTGATATTATGTAAGAGATGAGTTCTCATGTTTACTTAGTTTGGAGGGGCTTTATCTTTGAGATAACGTTTAGAATATCTCTGAATTCTGGGTTCAGCCTGTAAAACTTCCATTTAGAGACGTTGTAAGCTTCGATAATTCCACATTTTCTCATAATAGTCAGATGGTGAGAAACTAGGTTCTGCCTCTCATTTAACTTGAATATAAGTTCGCATACACAATGGTCTCTCTGAGAGAGAAAGTATGCAATTTTTAATCTTATAGGATGCCCGAGAGCACTGAATATTTCACTCGCTTTTTTAATCTCATTGTCCAGAAAATCTATTTCCTGGATCATTTTTTCTTCCCATTCCTTTTTTTTCTCAGGGTCCGCAGGACAGCAGTAACTCATGAACAAAAGAAGTTAACTGTTCTAAATAAGAGTTTTCATATCAATTTCGTTTGATATTAAACTTATTACTTTTTATACTTGGCAGTTTTTTCCCCATTCTCATACTCTGAGATTGCATGTCAATGTATGTTGATATGGAAATGTTCATTTTTTATCAACTGGAATCCCGAATTTAATTGAAGGAACTGATGCGTGTTTATTGAATGCAATTTACTTAATATTTATAACTGTAATATAATTTTTTGGTCATGTCGCCTATTTGGCATCAATTAGATTCTTAAAATCTTTTTGCTCTTTTGTAATCTGGGTAAAATATTTATATCATTCATTATACTTGAATATATCAACATATTTTGATTCTTAGAATCGTTTGTAGCAAAAACGTAACTGCTGATTTGGGAGAATTATAATGAAACGACTAAATAAAATACAGGATAAAGAGCGAATTTATTCATTTCCTTTCTTTTTAAAAAAGCCGCTCTATGTTTTAGCTATTTTTTGCTTAGTTTTCTTCAGCTTGGGCTGCACTGATATTAATGATTCTGGTGATAAAACAGGGACTGTTGAAACTACAGCTGATGTTAATAATTCTGCTAGTAAAGCAGAATTGATTGAAGTCACGAACCTTAGTCAGATTGACGAGGCTCTAATAAAAGGTCCCGTTGTGCTGAAGCTTGGATCTAAGGGCTGTATCCCCTGTAAGGAGCAAGAAGATATACTTTCAGAGATTCTTCCAATGTATCAGGGCTCTGCTTCAATCATGCTTATTGATATCAAAGAGTATCCAGAATTTGCGACAACATTTGGAGTAAGAGTAATTCCAGATACCTGTATAATTACAGGCATCGAGGACGGCAAATATATGTATATACGACAGGACGGAAGCAAAAGTTCAGAAAGATCAAGTGCAAGGTTCCTGGGTGTTGTTGATAAAGAAACTCTTTCAATGACACTTGAGAAAGCTATTGACTCCAGAAACACAAAGGAGTAAATCTATGTTTTCCGACTTTCTTCCGGTTGCTGCTTTTTTTGCAGGAGTAGTGAGTGTACTCTCCCCCTGCATCCTTCCTGTAATTCCGGCAGTCTTTGCTTATTCAACTGAAAAAGGAAAGTTCAGGCCCCTTGCAATCGTACTGGGGCTGTCCATTTCCTTTACCAGCATGGGGATTGTCACTTCCCTTTTTGGAGCAACACTTACAGCCTATTTAGATCTACTTTATGTCTTTGCCGAGGCTCTTCTTATCACGATGGGTGTTTCACTACTCTTTGACCTCAATATCTTCAATTTTTTTGGAAATTTTTCTTCACTTGCAAATTCCAGAAAGGAAGGTCTTTTTGGAGGCCTTTTACTTGGTCTCTCCCTTGGGATTGTCTGGCTTCCTTGTGTTGGCTCAGTACTTGGTACCATCCTTACAATGGTTGCAGTTTCAGGTAAAGTTGCGTATGGAGCTCTAATGCTTTTCATATATTCCATAGGCTTTTCCATTCCCATGCTTCTCGTTGCTTATTCTGCGAACTTTTCCTCCGCGAGACTTCAGAAAGTTTCAAAATATGGGTTTCCTTTAAAAAAGATTGCAGGCCTTATTGTTTTGGGTGTCGGCTTTTATATGGTTTACCAGAACCATTTTAGTAGTTTCTGAGCTTTTAGGTACTTCCAGAAACTTATTTTTCAGATCCTGGAAGATATTGAAAATAGAGCACCCAGTATACTGATATTCTACAGCAGTTTGAAGTTGTTTTTTGTCTAACAATAAGTAACTCTAGAATCTTCAATCCTTTTTGATTAGACATTACTTTTAAAAATGAGTTCAAGAACTAAAGGATTTAGAACTAATAACCATAAATATATATGGATATATGCCCATATACTCATATAACCATGCTTGATAGTAAAGTGAAGTTCTTTAAAGCTCTCGGAGATGAGACAAGGCTTACTATCCTGTCTTACTTGCTGGAGCACAGTTACTGTGCCTGTGATTTCTCTTCTCTTACAAGAAAGGATCAAACTACGGTCTCAAAACACCTTAAGGTTCTTGTTGAGGCTGGTATTTTGAAGTACGAAAAACAGGGAAGAAACATCATCTATAGCATTAAAAACGAGGAGATTGGGGCTTTGCTTCTATCTCTTGGGATTAAGGATGTAAAGCCCTGTTGTGATGGACAGCAGGTCTCAGGAGTATGTCCTATGTGCAAAACTGAACACAGAACTAATACTGTTAATGAGACTGTTGATAACAGGGTTGAGAAATAAAGCTAAGGATAACTGAAAGTAAGCTAAAGGTAGAATAGAAAAATATCAACTAAGGAATGGGTAGGACAATGGATGCAAATGAAAAAAAGGAAGTTATCAAAAAGAAGTATCAGGACATTGCAGTCTTCGGAGGTTCCTGCTGTCCTGGCGGTTCCTGCTGTGGAGAGACAAGTCCGGTAGACCTTTCCAAGTCTCTCGGCTATTCCGAATCTGATGTTCAGGCTGTTCCGGATGCAAACCTGGGACTTGGATGTGGCAACCCTACTGCTTTTGCAGATCTGAAACCGGGAGATATCGTTCTGGACCTGGGTTCTGGTGCGGGATTCGATTGCTTCCTTGCTGCACAAAAAGTCGGAAGCTCAGGAAAGGTTATCGGAGTCGATATGACTCTGGAGATGATTGAAAAAGCGCAGGCTAACGCTCAAAAATATGGATATTCAAACGTTGAATTCCGCCATGGAGATATTGAAGCTCTTCCGGTTGAAGACAGTTCGGTAGATATTATTATCAGCAACTGTGTGATTAACCTGGCACCTAATAAAGAAAAGGTTTTCAGGGAGGCTTTCCGTGTCCTGAAACCAGAGGGCAGGATGTATATTTCGGATATGGTTCTCCTTGAAGATTTACCTGAAGAGCTTAAAGATGACACTGGTCTGCTCGCAGGCTGTATCGCTGGTGCCGTTTTAAAAGAGGAATATTTGAAGTTTCTGAAAAAAGCAGGGTTCTCAATAGAGATTCTAAATGAAGATTTGGATATCAGCAAAAGGCAATACGGAGATTTGCCAGTTGAGAGCCTGAAATTAAAAGCCTGGGTGTAAAAAGAAGACAGGGCAAATATGGGAAAAAGCATGAGTGAATATCATCAGTTCCTGATGGTTTCTTCACTGATCCCCAATTTTCTTTTATTATTTAAAGAATCTGTACTTATTATACCTGATTTTTAATGCTTTATAAAAGGATTAATAACCGTCACAATGCTAATTAATTGTTGTATTCAATAACAATTAATGGTACCAAATACAAGATTACAGGAAAAAAAGAAAATTCTTTTTCTATGCACTCACAACTCAGCCAGGTCTCAGATGGCGGAAGGTCTTTTGAGGGCTATCTATGGAGATCGATACGAGGCTTACAGTGCTGGGGTCAGTGCCACAGCTGTAAATCCCTATGCTGTTCAGGTTATGAAGGAGATAGGTATCGATATCTCCAGTCAGTACTCAAAAACTCCCAAAGAATTCCGGGATATCATTTTTGATATGGCAGTCACAGTATGTGATCGGGCTAGAGTTTCCTGTCCTATATGCAGTACGAACCTGGAAATTCAGACCGAATACCCCAAAGCAAGAGAAGTAATTCATAAAAGTTTTGAGGATCCTGCTGCAGCTTTGGGATCAGAAGAAGAGAAGCTAAAGGTTTTCCGCCAGGTCAGAGATGAGATAAAAGACTGGATCTCCCAGGTATTTGGGAAATAATGTCTGGTCTTTGATCTGCTTGCCTGGCATCATTCCTTAACTTTTTTGAAGATTTTCACAATGTCAGCATATTTGCAAGATATCCTGCAATCACAGCTATTGAAAAAACCGTCACCACGAAGGCTGTCAGTAGTCTTCTCTTGAATATTGATGATAGAAGTGTCAGCTCAGGTATGCTGGCTCCTGCACCGCCGATTATCAGTGCCAGAACAGCTCCCACACTCATTCCCTTCTCAATGAGTGCCAGTCCAATAGGAATCATAGTTTCAGCCCGGATATAGATAGGGACACCGATAATTGCAGCAACAGGAACTGCTAGAGGATTGTCCGGCCCGGCTAGGCGGGAAATGATATCCGTGGGCACGAAACCGTGAATGAATGCTCCGATTCCTGCTCCCAAGAGCAGATAAGGCATAAGCTGACGGAAAAGGCTAAATGCGAATACTGCAGACCGCTGTATTCTGGACTTCGCATTCGTTTCCTGCTCACAGTCACAGCGGTTTCGTACAACAGCAACTGGCTTAATCTGACTGGAAAAGCCTAACCCATCAAGTAAGAGACCTATAACAATTGTAGATACGAAGACAACGACAAAATAGAGAGCAGCTATCTTCCAGCCCAATAGTATGATAAATAGAGATATTATTACCGGGTTTAGCAAAGGTGACGAGAAAAGAAATGCCATTGCTGCAGCAAAAGGTACACCAGCCTTAAGCATCCCCAGGAGAAGCGGTACGGTTGAACAGGAGCAGAAGGGAGTAAGTGCACCAAATCCTGCCCCAAGAATACTGCCTACAACTTTATTTCTTCCCCCCAGAGCTTTTTTTATGGTTTCATCAGGGACATACTCCTGAATCAGTCCCACTAGAAAGGTTATTCCAATAAATAAAACAGTAAGTTCTACAGCTATCTCAATAAAGAACTTGGCCGCCACAATTAAATTATCCCAGAACATTTTGATCATCCTTCAAAATTATTTTTTTCTTCAAATAATCGAAAGCTACAGCTCTTTGAAACTTGAAAGCGACACATATCCTCTCAGAAACCCGACTTTTTTGAGGTTTAGACCGTTTTTGAGAGGTTCAACTTCGTCCCTAAATACTACTTTCAAAAAGAGAACTTTCTGGAAGCTCATTTATCATAAAGTAGTTTTGCCTGGTTAAGTATTTCAATAACTGCTCCTTCCGAGAGACGAAAGTAAGACCATTTCCCTTCTTTCCGTTCTTTGATCAGGCATGCACTCTTCAAAACTGAAAGATGGTGAGAAACAGTCGATTGAGAGTTTGAAAGGGCAATAGTTAATTCGCAGGCACAGAGTTCTCCTTCTTTTAATAGTTTTATAATTTTGAGACGATTGGGATCTGAAAGGGCTTTAAAAATCCTAGCTTCCGAATGTAGTGCTTCTTCATCCAGTTCATTTACCAGAGAACTGAGCTTCTGCGTTCTTACCTCTAACTGATCCCTGTCAAAAATAAAACGTTCCAATCTTCCAATTTCTACTTCACGCTTACTTTTATTCACATCTAATTTTCTTTCAGCTTCCATGAGTTTACCTACAGCAGCTGCCTCCACCTTCTAAAGGAAGTAGCATCTTTTTGCTCTGTTCTTTTGACCAGCACTTCACACACAGTTTTATAATTCCTAAGTCCCTGTGATTGGCTCGGAGTAACGAATCTTCCTCTTTTCCGCAAATTGAGCATGTGAGATTCATTTCCATCGACTCACAACAAAATTCTTGTCAGTAAATGGCAACACTACATATTCATATACGTAGATATAATTACTTTCTTTTCCCCTGCCAGTATGTCTCATATTCCTTAAGTACTGCGACTTTGAGTTTCTCCAGTTCTTCTTCGGGAATTTCATTTATTTTTGTAAGGTTTCGGACAAGTTCTTCTATGTCTATATTTTCCGGTGCCTTGCCTGCAGAAAAATGCTTTTCGAATTCCTCATCCAATCCGGCAATTTCCATATCTTTGTTGTCAACTTTTATTTTTTTGATGCTTACAATAGAAGGACCGCAGCAACAGCAACTTTTGTCGCTTCCAACCAATTTTCCAAGCAAATTTTTTCCAAGTTTGCCCATCTAAGAACATCTCCATTAGAGATCTATAAGATATATCAAGAATTATTGATATTTATGTCTGTCGATATGATATAAAAAGATAACGACTTCAAAAATAGAAGCCTCAATGATGGGAATAAAATAGGCATATGTGGCTTTCCATATATTCGAACGAAACTACTTATTGGCCGATTTCAAGGATGACAACTATATTGTAATCTCTAAGTTAGGGACCAAGAATAACAAGGGCAGAAATAAGGATTATAAGCGATTAAGATCTTGGAAATTCATAAGGGTAATTCAGAGTTAACTTCTGTCTTTAGAAAAGTATATATACCTTCTACATTCAATGTATGTTGATATGATTAATGAAGAAAATCTACAACTATTTAAGGCCCTTAGCGAAGATACAAGGTATAGAATTATCAAGGCTTTAATTGAATCTGAGTGTAAATGTGGGGAAAATAAACATGGTAATAAAGGAGAAATATGTGCGTGTGAGATCCCAGAAATTATCGGCAAGACTCAATCCAACACCTCAATGCACCTTGCAAAACTACAGGATTGGGGGATAATTAAAGTAAGAAAAGACGGCAAAAAGAGATTATATTCTATACAAAATGAAAAAATCAGGAAAATCTTGGAAGTCCTTGAAGAATAAGATTTTGTAATAATTATTGAAAACTTAAGAGTTATGAAGAGTTGTGTTTTCATCAGCTCATTTATTTACATCTCAAGTTTCAGGGAATCTTTTTCTATATTCCACCTCTTTTCTCATTCATCAAATCTGCGGATTTTTTTCTCTGAAAACATGTCGGGGAATCTGCTGATATCAGTAAATCTGTAAGAATTCAAAATGAATAAAGTGTTTCGAGGCCTATGGGAATATTTATATAGTATGCAATGTATCAATGTATGTTGATATATTTGAGAATTGAGAAATCAGTGAAGAAATGATGGATATAAAGGAGGAGCCAAAATGGTTGACGTGTTTTATCCTCTTCAATGGATTGCTGACCAACTGACATACGAGGTGTTAGGAATTGCACCTGATACGCGCCTCGCTGCCAGTGTTAATTTTGTTATCTATGATGTAATGAAAATTTTCGTTCTTCTGGCTGTAATGATCTTTATCGTTTCCTACATGAGGACATATATCACTCCTGAAAGAACAAGACAGGTTCTTGGAAGCAAGCAAGGAATCAGATATTATGTTCTTGCGTCTCTTATTGGAACAGTGACTCCTTTCTGTTCGTGTTCATCAGTTCCGATCTTTATAGGATTTGTGGAAGCTGGAGTGCCTCTGGGAGTCACTTTCGCTTTTCTGATCACTTCTCCTCTTATAAACGAAGCTGCTGTAGCTGCTCTATGGGCAACTCTCGGCCTTAAGGCTACAGTGATGTATGTTATATCAGGAGTTGCACTGGGTGTTCTGGGTGGTTATCTAATTGGTCATTTGAAACTTGAAAGATATGTAGAAGACTTTGTGTATAAGATGAAAGTGGGAAAACAGAGTACTGAAGATCAAAAACTAACAATTAAGGAAAGAGTAGATTTTGCTTTTGAGAGCGTAAAGGAAATTGTGGGTAGAGTATGGCTCTATGTAATAATTGGAGTCACTATAGGAGGCATTTTTCATGGATATGCGCCTGAAGGTATACTCGAAAAGTATGCAGGGGAAGACAATCTTCTTGCAGTGCCAATTGCTGTACTTATCGGAGTGCCCCTTTACTCGAACGTTATGGCAATGATACCTATTGTTGAAAGCCTGATAGGAAAAGGACTTCCAGTAGGAACTGCCCTGGCATTTCTCATGTCTGTTACAGCCGTGTCTCTGCCTGAGATGATTATCCTTAGAAAGGTACTGAAAAAAGAACTGATAGCGATCTTTGTTTCAATTGTAGCAGTTTCGATAATCTTTACAGGTTATCTATTCAATATGTTGTTGTAAACCTGCTACCTTCTGAAATTTGAGAGCATTAAAAATTAGTAAATATAATCGAAGTAGAGTTCAACTAATGAAAAAGGAGGAAAATGTATGAAAATAGAAATTCTCGGAACAGGATGCGCCAAATGCAAAAAAACAAAAGAAACGATTGAAAAAGTACTGAAACAAACTGGCGTTGAAGCTGAAGTAATTAAAGTTGAGGATATTGAAAAAATTATGAGCTACGGCGTTATGGTTACACCTGCAGTTGTTATCGATGGAGACGTAAAACTTGCGGGCAAAGTTCCAGACGAAAAAGACATTCGAAAATGGATTGCAAAATAACCGAGAAATATGTGCTTTTTGTAAAAAGATTCAAAATTAAACGAGGATCTGAAGGAGAGAAAAAAAATGGCAGAAGAAACTAATGTTCATGCGGCTCGGCAAACGTTGCACTTTTCCCCTGCGCAGGGGCAGCCAATGTTGGACAGATCTCAAACAAAATCGCTATTGCGCTTGAAGAGCAGGGAATTGGAAATCTTATGTGCACTGTTGGAATAGGAGCCAGAGCTCCAGGACTCATGAAATCCGCTGAATCTTCTGACAGGATTATTGCAATTGACGGCTGTCCGGTAAACTGTGCCAGCAAGACTCTCGAACTTGCAGGTTTTAAAGTTGGCCGCCAGATAGTAATTTCAGAATTAGGGATTAAGAAAACAAAGGATAGAAACCCAAAGAATGAAGAAGTAGACGAGATTCTCGAAAAGGTCATTGGGATACTGCAATCGGAGTGATTTAGGTTCCAATTAACATCTATTCAGTGCTAAAACTATCTTTCTTAATGACCAAAAACTTAAGTGACCAAAATTAAGGGTGACAAATTGGCTGAATTTACTGTAAATTCTACTATCTGTGGTTTTGTCCACAAAGTACATGGAAGCAAAAAAGGAAATAAAATTATTGTTGACATAGAAACCCCATGTGAAAAGATAAAGAAATTTTCTCACATGGAAGTTCCCATGATGGAAATTCTGGATATAAAGAATAACTACGTGATTGATAGAGCACAGGAAGCCCAGTGTTCCTCAAATTGCCTTGTACCCTGTGCAGTGCTCAATCTTTGCAGAATGGAAAGTGGTTTCCTTGCAAAATCTCTGGTAAAAAAGGCAGGTGGCATCAGTATAGATTTTAATGAAGT
The Methanosarcina thermophila TM-1 genome window above contains:
- a CDS encoding thioredoxin family protein is translated as MKRLNKIQDKERIYSFPFFLKKPLYVLAIFCLVFFSLGCTDINDSGDKTGTVETTADVNNSASKAELIEVTNLSQIDEALIKGPVVLKLGSKGCIPCKEQEDILSEILPMYQGSASIMLIDIKEYPEFATTFGVRVIPDTCIITGIEDGKYMYIRQDGSKSSERSSARFLGVVDKETLSMTLEKAIDSRNTKE
- a CDS encoding thioredoxin family protein, with protein sequence MKIEILGTGCAKCKKTKETIEKVLKQTGVEAEVIKVEDIEKIMSYGVMVTPAVVIDGDVKLAGKVPDEKDIRKWIAK
- a CDS encoding universal stress protein, with amino-acid sequence MTLNNTYQTILIATDGSKFSQNAVLQGMELAKLVGAKVYVLYVLDKNAYTLPTLETPIYLGSNWDVVEETLRQEGKDAIQYARDVARNKGIGFESVVIEGNPANAILEFAEQKKVNLIIMGTLGKGGLERFLLGSVTNKVIRHSKSSVLVVKE
- a CDS encoding arsenite methyltransferase, with the translated sequence MDANEKKEVIKKKYQDIAVFGGSCCPGGSCCGETSPVDLSKSLGYSESDVQAVPDANLGLGCGNPTAFADLKPGDIVLDLGSGAGFDCFLAAQKVGSSGKVIGVDMTLEMIEKAQANAQKYGYSNVEFRHGDIEALPVEDSSVDIIISNCVINLAPNKEKVFREAFRVLKPEGRMYISDMVLLEDLPEELKDDTGLLAGCIAGAVLKEEYLKFLKKAGFSIEILNEDLDISKRQYGDLPVESLKLKAWV
- a CDS encoding permease, with amino-acid sequence MFWDNLIVAAKFFIEIAVELTVLFIGITFLVGLIQEYVPDETIKKALGGRNKVVGSILGAGFGALTPFCSCSTVPLLLGMLKAGVPFAAAMAFLFSSPLLNPVIISLFIILLGWKIAALYFVVVFVSTIVIGLLLDGLGFSSQIKPVAVVRNRCDCEQETNAKSRIQRSAVFAFSLFRQLMPYLLLGAGIGAFIHGFVPTDIISRLAGPDNPLAVPVAAIIGVPIYIRAETMIPIGLALIEKGMSVGAVLALIIGGAGASIPELTLLSSIFKRRLLTAFVVTVFSIAVIAGYLANMLTL
- a CDS encoding ArsR/SmtB family transcription factor yields the protein MDICPYTHITMLDSKVKFFKALGDETRLTILSYLLEHSYCACDFSSLTRKDQTTVSKHLKVLVEAGILKYEKQGRNIIYSIKNEEIGALLLSLGIKDVKPCCDGQQVSGVCPMCKTEHRTNTVNETVDNRVEK
- a CDS encoding ArsR/SmtB family transcription factor, producing the protein MEAAAVGKLMEAERKLDVNKSKREVEIGRLERFIFDRDQLEVRTQKLSSLVNELDEEALHSEARIFKALSDPNRLKIIKLLKEGELCACELTIALSNSQSTVSHHLSVLKSACLIKERKEGKWSYFRLSEGAVIEILNQAKLLYDK
- a CDS encoding permease gives rise to the protein MVDVFYPLQWIADQLTYEVLGIAPDTRLAASVNFVIYDVMKIFVLLAVMIFIVSYMRTYITPERTRQVLGSKQGIRYYVLASLIGTVTPFCSCSSVPIFIGFVEAGVPLGVTFAFLITSPLINEAAVAALWATLGLKATVMYVISGVALGVLGGYLIGHLKLERYVEDFVYKMKVGKQSTEDQKLTIKERVDFAFESVKEIVGRVWLYVIIGVTIGGIFHGYAPEGILEKYAGEDNLLAVPIAVLIGVPLYSNVMAMIPIVESLIGKGLPVGTALAFLMSVTAVSLPEMIILRKVLKKELIAIFVSIVAVSIIFTGYLFNMLL
- a CDS encoding ArsR/SmtB family transcription factor; its protein translation is MINEENLQLFKALSEDTRYRIIKALIESECKCGENKHGNKGEICACEIPEIIGKTQSNTSMHLAKLQDWGIIKVRKDGKKRLYSIQNEKIRKILEVLEE
- a CDS encoding carboxymuconolactone decarboxylase family protein → MSFFNETLPETAEAFGQMRNSIFKDAFLDLKTKELIAVASSVLMRCQFCVDTHSQRAIAAGAAKEEIAEAISVAMFVAAGPQIGWTNIYKENIYDKIFEKDIKEEDDCNCCCGD
- a CDS encoding cytochrome c biogenesis CcdA family protein; this encodes MFSDFLPVAAFFAGVVSVLSPCILPVIPAVFAYSTEKGKFRPLAIVLGLSISFTSMGIVTSLFGATLTAYLDLLYVFAEALLITMGVSLLFDLNIFNFFGNFSSLANSRKEGLFGGLLLGLSLGIVWLPCVGSVLGTILTMVAVSGKVAYGALMLFIYSIGFSIPMLLVAYSANFSSARLQKVSKYGFPLKKIAGLIVLGVGFYMVYQNHFSSF
- a CDS encoding arsenate reductase ArsC translates to MVPNTRLQEKKKILFLCTHNSARSQMAEGLLRAIYGDRYEAYSAGVSATAVNPYAVQVMKEIGIDISSQYSKTPKEFRDIIFDMAVTVCDRARVSCPICSTNLEIQTEYPKAREVIHKSFEDPAAALGSEEEKLKVFRQVRDEIKDWISQVFGK
- a CDS encoding DUF6951 family protein — protein: MAEFTVNSTICGFVHKVHGSKKGNKIIVDIETPCEKIKKFSHMEVPMMEILDIKNNYVIDRAQEAQCSSNCLVPCAVLNLCRMESGFLAKSLVKKAGGISIDFNEV
- a CDS encoding putative zinc-binding protein, whose amino-acid sequence is MALEEQGIGNLMCTVGIGARAPGLMKSAESSDRIIAIDGCPVNCASKTLELAGFKVGRQIVISELGIKKTKDRNPKNEEVDEILEKVIGILQSE
- a CDS encoding ArsR/SmtB family transcription factor, whose translation is MSYCCPADPEKKKEWEEKMIQEIDFLDNEIKKASEIFSALGHPIRLKIAYFLSQRDHCVCELIFKLNERQNLVSHHLTIMRKCGIIEAYNVSKWKFYRLNPEFRDILNVISKIKPLQTK